One Desulfovibrio desulfuricans DSM 642 genomic window, TTTTTGGTGCAGGGCATTTTTTACGCCCGCGCCCTGCGGCGCACCAATCTTGAAACCGTTCCCGAATTTTTTGGCCTGCATTATGGCAAATACGCCGCCCCGGTCATCAGCATATGCGGTACCTTGAGCATGCTGTGCGGCTGCGTGGCCGGCGTCATTGCGGGGATAAACATACTGGCCGCAATCCTTAAAATCAGCCCGCTTGCGGCAACCTTTCTGCTTGCGGCGCTTGTGCTTATGACCGTGTTTTTCAGCGGCCAGAAAGGCAGCAGCGTTACTGGTATTATAAAAATGAGTGTGCTATGGGTGGGCCTGCTGGTAGGCAGCGCGGTGGCTGTGGTATCGCTGTACGAACTTCCTGATTTCTCCACGGTATTTCCGCATGAGCCTTGGCTGAATCTTTTCAGCACCGGTACCGGGCAGGTGCTCGGCAACATATTCTCAACAGTGGTGGGCATTTGCTGCTCGCAGAACTACATTCAGGCCCTGTACTCGGCCAGCGATGCCCGCACGGCTTCTCGCGGGGCCATCATGGCTGGGTTGGTGGTTATCCCTGTCGGGTTGCCCATTGTGGCCATTGGCATGTTCATGCACGCGCAAAATCCGGCATTACCTCCTATTTTGGCCTTGCCCACGTTTTTCTTTACCTATTTGCCCGACTGGTTTGGCGGCATAGCCATTTCGGGGGTGCTGCTGGCCATCATCGGTTCTACCGCAGGGCAGGCTTTGGGCATTGGCACCATGATTTCGCGCGACTTTGTGGGCAATGTGTTCAAGGTTACATCGAGCGAGGGGATTCTGAAGGCCAACCGGATTACCCTTGTCATCGTGACCGCGATCTTTTCGACGCTGGCCTATACGTATCTTCATTCCACCGTGCTGTACTGGAATTTCTTCTCCTTCCTGCTGCGCGGCGGCGGTGTTTTTGTGCCGCTGACACTGGCGATTTTCAAGCCCGGCTGGCTCTCGCCTTTCTGGGCTCTTACCTCCATCATTTGCAGCACCACGGCAGCCATTGTCGCCAAGCTGGCTTTCGATGTGAGCCAGCCGCTGTTCCTTGCCCTGGGCATCAGCCTTGCTATTGTGGCCTTGGGCATTGTGATCTCTGGCAAGAGCTACCGGGCTGTCTACATTAACGCGCAGGCCGAAAAGCAGGCCGACCCTGTGTAGCAGGGCGGTGGCAAAAGTTGCTGAGGCAGAATTTGTAGTCTGGCTGCGTCATACCGCTGTGACATGTGCTGACAACACGGCAGGGAGTTCAACGTGCGGCTTAGGGATGCCAAGGGCCGCGTAAACAACCTGTTGCGTTTTTAAACATATCTGCCCTCACGAGGCGGCTTGCATTCAAAGGCGCGTTATGCCCCAGTATGCAGGCCGC contains:
- a CDS encoding sodium:solute symporter family protein, whose protein sequence is MEVSFVHYLGMFLVVGITLGYSIYSARSVKSADGFSLVGRAASSPLVAGGIVGVIIGGGATVGTAQLAYQAGLCAWSYSLGAGLGFLVQGIFYARALRRTNLETVPEFFGLHYGKYAAPVISICGTLSMLCGCVAGVIAGINILAAILKISPLAATFLLAALVLMTVFFSGQKGSSVTGIIKMSVLWVGLLVGSAVAVVSLYELPDFSTVFPHEPWLNLFSTGTGQVLGNIFSTVVGICCSQNYIQALYSASDARTASRGAIMAGLVVIPVGLPIVAIGMFMHAQNPALPPILALPTFFFTYLPDWFGGIAISGVLLAIIGSTAGQALGIGTMISRDFVGNVFKVTSSEGILKANRITLVIVTAIFSTLAYTYLHSTVLYWNFFSFLLRGGGVFVPLTLAIFKPGWLSPFWALTSIICSTTAAIVAKLAFDVSQPLFLALGISLAIVALGIVISGKSYRAVYINAQAEKQADPV